One genomic window of Lytechinus variegatus isolate NC3 chromosome 1, Lvar_3.0, whole genome shotgun sequence includes the following:
- the LOC121424769 gene encoding F-box only protein 9-like isoform X1, with translation MANENVVIPVLDEDGDDTDMEEMLELLDDRANPEKPTLEEQLANFRQEWQLELVNVPKDQGDSRGSPALRGSPALRGSPAPAGNPVLQGSPSPQPGQRSSSPSMRGSEKKKNSARSSPSVVGTEQQRNDETGPGSIKGSEEALRSSNKSSLGEPKNESDVEVSSLLTESVEEKAKYLFKQGVKHERNGRMYEAVMFYKQAMQLVPDVESRVQESEGNSNSGSNQVSDDEENNNNEVQEMILDDPDDIETLSIQLQLMTTNDLRSSCYNKTPQTATHISSLPIEVLLYIFRWVVTSSLDLRSLEQLSKVCRGFYVCSRDSEIWRKACVRMWGKKSYLMKEYVSWRDMFIHRAHPHFNGVYISRVTYIRQGEPSMDAFYKPWHLVEYHRFLRVFPDGTIMMVSSSEDPQSVVSKMHKNYPMSGRMIGQYFIDGNILSAVLEKEKVKEIDTGRRYMRHRNAQQNLPDSEQTFELELNITSYGRRPNMKLEWKRYACRTLYRSTGNENTTEFDMTHQFYPFYFSRVKSYAKTAETLL, from the exons ATG GCAAATGAAAATGTAGTCATCCCTGTTCTTGATGAGGATGGAGACGATACTGATATGGAAGAAATGTTGGAGTTGCTGGACGACAGAGCTAACCCAGAGAAACCAACCTTAGAAGAACAGCTTGCCAACTTCAGACAAGAATGGCAACTAGAGTTGGTGAATGTACCCAAAGATCAAGGTGATAGCCGTGGCAGTCCAGCTCTACGAGGTAGTCCTGCGTTACGTGGCAGTCCAGCCCCCGCTGGCAATCCAGTCCTGCAGGGAAGTCCTTCCCCACAGCCAGGACAAAGGTCATCATCCCCTTCGATGAGGGGAtcagagaagaagaaaaattcaGCTAGATCTTCTCCCTCTGTGGTTGGGACAGAACAGCAGAGGAATGATGAAACAGGTCCTGGTTCCATAAAGGGAAGCGAGGAAGCCTTGAGGAGTAGCAACAAGAGTTCATTAGGAGAGCCTAAGAATGAGAGTGATGTAGAGGTTTCATCTCTCTTGACTGAATCGGTAGAAGAAAAG GCCAAGTATTTGTTCAAGCAAGGTgtgaaacatgaaaggaatgGCAGAATGTATGAAG CGGTCATGTTTTACAAGCAAGCAATGCAGCTTGTACCAGATGTGGAAAGCCGTGTGCAAGAGAGCGAGGGAAACAGCAACAGTG GTAGCAACCAGGTCTCAGACGATGAAGA AAATAACAACAATGAGGTTCAAGAGATGATCCT tGATGACCCTGATGATATAGAGACTCTGTCAATCCAGCTTCAACTGATGACCACCAATGATCTTAGATCTTCATGCTATAACAAGACACCTCAGACT GCAACCCACATCTCTTCGCTGCCCATTGAGGTTCTGCTCTACATCTTCCGTTGGGTTGTGACTTCCAGCCTTGACCTGCGATCTCTGGAGCAACTTTCCAAGGTGTGTCGAGGTTTCTATGTCTGCTCTAGGGATAGTGAGATATGGAGGAAGGCATGTGTGAG AATGTGGGGGAAGAAGTCGTATCTGATGAAGGAGTATGTCTCGTGGCGTGACATGTTCATCCATCGTGCCCATCCCCACTTCAATGGTGTTTACATCAGTCGAGTCACCTACATCAGACAGGGGGAACCCAGCATGGATGCGTTCTATAAACCATGGCATCTGGTGGAATACCATCGATTTCTCAGGGTCTTTCCTGATG GTACCATCATGATGGTAAGCTCATCGGAAGATCCTCAAAGTGTAGTGAGTAAGATGCATAAGAACTATCCCATGTCTGGTCGGATGATAGGACAGTACTTCATTGATGGAAACATA TTGTCAGCTGTCCTTGAGAAGGAGAAGGTCAAGGAGATTGATACGGGCCGTCGTTACATGCGACACCGGAACGCACAGCAGAACCTACCCGATTCAGAGCAGACTTTTGAGTTG GAGCTGAATATTACTAGCTATGGTCGGAGGCCAAACATGAAGTTAGAATGGAAGCGGTATGCTTGTCGCACTCTATACAG gtcAACTGGGAATGAGAACACCACAGAGTTTGACATGACTCACCAGTTCTATCCGTTCTACTTCTCCCGTGTGAAGAGCTATGCAAAGACTGCTGAAACCCTCCTCTAG
- the LOC121424769 gene encoding F-box only protein 9-like isoform X2, with protein sequence MANENVVIPVLDEDGDDTDMEEMLELLDDRANPEKPTLEEQLANFRQEWQLELVNVPKDQGDSRGSPALRGSPALRGSPAPAGNPVLQGSPSPQPGQRSSSPSMRGSEKKKNSARSSPSVVGTEQQRNDETGPGSIKGSEEALRSSNKSSLGEPKNESDVEVSSLLTESVEEKAKYLFKQGVKHERNGRMYEAVMFYKQAMQLVPDVESRVQESEGNSNSGSNQVSDDEDDDPDDIETLSIQLQLMTTNDLRSSCYNKTPQTATHISSLPIEVLLYIFRWVVTSSLDLRSLEQLSKVCRGFYVCSRDSEIWRKACVRMWGKKSYLMKEYVSWRDMFIHRAHPHFNGVYISRVTYIRQGEPSMDAFYKPWHLVEYHRFLRVFPDGTIMMVSSSEDPQSVVSKMHKNYPMSGRMIGQYFIDGNILSAVLEKEKVKEIDTGRRYMRHRNAQQNLPDSEQTFELELNITSYGRRPNMKLEWKRYACRTLYRSTGNENTTEFDMTHQFYPFYFSRVKSYAKTAETLL encoded by the exons ATG GCAAATGAAAATGTAGTCATCCCTGTTCTTGATGAGGATGGAGACGATACTGATATGGAAGAAATGTTGGAGTTGCTGGACGACAGAGCTAACCCAGAGAAACCAACCTTAGAAGAACAGCTTGCCAACTTCAGACAAGAATGGCAACTAGAGTTGGTGAATGTACCCAAAGATCAAGGTGATAGCCGTGGCAGTCCAGCTCTACGAGGTAGTCCTGCGTTACGTGGCAGTCCAGCCCCCGCTGGCAATCCAGTCCTGCAGGGAAGTCCTTCCCCACAGCCAGGACAAAGGTCATCATCCCCTTCGATGAGGGGAtcagagaagaagaaaaattcaGCTAGATCTTCTCCCTCTGTGGTTGGGACAGAACAGCAGAGGAATGATGAAACAGGTCCTGGTTCCATAAAGGGAAGCGAGGAAGCCTTGAGGAGTAGCAACAAGAGTTCATTAGGAGAGCCTAAGAATGAGAGTGATGTAGAGGTTTCATCTCTCTTGACTGAATCGGTAGAAGAAAAG GCCAAGTATTTGTTCAAGCAAGGTgtgaaacatgaaaggaatgGCAGAATGTATGAAG CGGTCATGTTTTACAAGCAAGCAATGCAGCTTGTACCAGATGTGGAAAGCCGTGTGCAAGAGAGCGAGGGAAACAGCAACAGTG GTAGCAACCAGGTCTCAGACGATGAAGA tGATGACCCTGATGATATAGAGACTCTGTCAATCCAGCTTCAACTGATGACCACCAATGATCTTAGATCTTCATGCTATAACAAGACACCTCAGACT GCAACCCACATCTCTTCGCTGCCCATTGAGGTTCTGCTCTACATCTTCCGTTGGGTTGTGACTTCCAGCCTTGACCTGCGATCTCTGGAGCAACTTTCCAAGGTGTGTCGAGGTTTCTATGTCTGCTCTAGGGATAGTGAGATATGGAGGAAGGCATGTGTGAG AATGTGGGGGAAGAAGTCGTATCTGATGAAGGAGTATGTCTCGTGGCGTGACATGTTCATCCATCGTGCCCATCCCCACTTCAATGGTGTTTACATCAGTCGAGTCACCTACATCAGACAGGGGGAACCCAGCATGGATGCGTTCTATAAACCATGGCATCTGGTGGAATACCATCGATTTCTCAGGGTCTTTCCTGATG GTACCATCATGATGGTAAGCTCATCGGAAGATCCTCAAAGTGTAGTGAGTAAGATGCATAAGAACTATCCCATGTCTGGTCGGATGATAGGACAGTACTTCATTGATGGAAACATA TTGTCAGCTGTCCTTGAGAAGGAGAAGGTCAAGGAGATTGATACGGGCCGTCGTTACATGCGACACCGGAACGCACAGCAGAACCTACCCGATTCAGAGCAGACTTTTGAGTTG GAGCTGAATATTACTAGCTATGGTCGGAGGCCAAACATGAAGTTAGAATGGAAGCGGTATGCTTGTCGCACTCTATACAG gtcAACTGGGAATGAGAACACCACAGAGTTTGACATGACTCACCAGTTCTATCCGTTCTACTTCTCCCGTGTGAAGAGCTATGCAAAGACTGCTGAAACCCTCCTCTAG